One window of Nostoc sp. C052 genomic DNA carries:
- a CDS encoding DUF4384 domain-containing protein gives MSRTLAASDEGVKLARKALKARNLTQTDFAMEVGLGYTTVNNFLNSKPIYRTNFQEICVFLDLDWKDIAVFGEEAETQELTPLDKLWQQLQSLSSPTEQMGLVLVKEETLGWGKNLPSRYEKSVQVGSFIRFEINLETPGYLLLLQKDTSGQLSCFCPSCFAPQPHLNTGKTTLPQEGSPMTSFPIEGEPGKEEIIAVLTKEVPTLDWLRQENDKVLSLEASHLIELLKYVTECGDYQLWYTDYMITVR, from the coding sequence ATGAGCAGGACTCTGGCTGCATCAGATGAAGGTGTGAAGCTGGCAAGAAAAGCCTTAAAAGCCAGAAATTTAACTCAAACAGATTTTGCTATGGAGGTAGGATTAGGTTACACAACTGTTAATAATTTCCTCAACAGTAAACCGATATATCGCACAAACTTCCAAGAGATTTGTGTTTTCCTGGACTTAGACTGGAAAGATATCGCTGTATTTGGTGAAGAAGCCGAAACCCAAGAACTCACACCCCTCGATAAGCTTTGGCAGCAACTTCAATCATTAAGCTCTCCTACTGAACAAATGGGGCTAGTCTTAGTAAAAGAGGAAACACTAGGTTGGGGGAAGAATTTACCGAGTCGTTATGAAAAGTCAGTCCAGGTAGGTAGCTTTATTCGTTTTGAAATCAACTTAGAGACTCCTGGATATTTACTACTGTTGCAAAAAGATACATCTGGACAACTATCGTGTTTTTGTCCGTCGTGTTTTGCTCCCCAGCCGCACTTGAATACAGGTAAGACAACTCTGCCTCAAGAAGGTTCGCCAATGACATCTTTCCCAATAGAAGGCGAACCAGGTAAGGAGGAAATTATCGCAGTCCTTACCAAGGAAGTACCTACATTAGACTGGTTACGGCAAGAGAATGATAAGGTTTTGTCACTAGAAGCAAGTCATCTTATAGAGTTACTAAAATATGTGACTGAATGCGGAGACTATCAACTTTGGTATACAGATTACATGATTACTGTACGATAA
- the cas1 gene encoding CRISPR-associated endonuclease Cas1, with the protein MFTKEHLHFAWLQVRAGSKAAGIDGISVDLFESMATEQLQKLEYQLHHETYTPSPAKGFYIPKKNGSKRLIGIPTVRDRIIQRLLLDELYFPLEDTFIDCSYAYRPGHSIHQAVQHLYGYYQYQPKWIIKADIADFFDNLSWSLLLTALEELSLEPIVLQLLEQQLKSGIIVAGQYRNFGKGVLQGGGLSGALANLYLTNFDRKCLSQGINLVRYGDDFVIACKSWQEANRILDKITVWLGEVYLTLQPEKTQIFTPKDEFTFLGYRFAGGEVYAPPPPKPVLAGEWVINDSGTPYFRRKPRPAKPVSRPPKACSIDKPSNFPKASISHYWQETMTTLYITDQGAYLSIKNQQFQVYHQGELRIKVPVSRVSNVVLFGCCNVSHGAVSMALRRRIPIMYLSQKGRYFGRLQTEGDAKVEYLMLQVERCQNTEFTRKQAEAIVRAKLHNSRILLMRLNRRQKSKNVDETIIKKASNELEILMSKLPFADNMDMLRGYEGRAATIYFQALGSLFSGSFTFEKRTKRPPTDPINSMLSLGYTLLSQNVYSFIQSVGLHTHFGNLHVPRDNHPALVSDLMEEWRAGLVDSLAVYLVNSEVFTIDDFTLPDEREGVYFQAHALKKFLKHWEEKLQSEMTHPHTGQKVVYRRALELQVREYISCLKGEVEVYRPMIWEK; encoded by the coding sequence ATGTTCACTAAAGAACACCTCCATTTCGCATGGTTACAAGTCCGTGCGGGAAGTAAGGCTGCGGGGATTGATGGTATTTCTGTTGACTTATTTGAGTCAATGGCTACCGAACAATTACAGAAGCTCGAATATCAACTACACCACGAAACTTACACTCCAAGCCCTGCTAAAGGGTTTTACATCCCCAAAAAAAACGGCAGTAAGCGGTTAATTGGTATCCCTACTGTGCGGGATAGAATTATCCAGCGTTTACTACTCGATGAATTGTATTTCCCCTTAGAAGATACGTTTATTGATTGCAGCTATGCCTATCGTCCTGGACACAGTATTCACCAAGCAGTACAACATTTATATGGATACTATCAGTATCAACCAAAATGGATTATCAAAGCCGATATTGCTGATTTCTTTGACAATCTTTCTTGGTCATTATTGTTAACTGCATTGGAGGAATTATCACTTGAACCAATTGTATTACAGTTACTAGAACAACAGTTGAAGTCAGGAATTATCGTTGCTGGACAATATCGTAACTTTGGTAAAGGAGTATTACAAGGTGGGGGACTTTCTGGTGCTTTAGCAAATTTATACCTGACTAATTTTGATCGAAAATGTCTCAGTCAAGGTATTAATTTGGTGCGGTACGGGGATGATTTTGTCATCGCCTGTAAGAGTTGGCAAGAAGCAAACCGTATCCTTGACAAAATTACTGTTTGGTTAGGAGAAGTTTATTTAACTCTACAACCAGAGAAGACACAGATTTTTACTCCCAAGGATGAGTTTACTTTTTTAGGTTATCGCTTTGCTGGCGGTGAAGTTTATGCACCACCGCCACCCAAACCTGTACTCGCTGGGGAATGGGTAATTAATGATTCGGGTACACCTTATTTTCGCAGAAAACCAAGACCAGCGAAACCAGTTTCTCGTCCTCCCAAAGCTTGCAGTATTGACAAGCCGAGCAATTTTCCGAAAGCATCAATTTCTCATTATTGGCAGGAAACCATGACTACTTTATATATAACCGACCAAGGTGCTTATTTGAGCATCAAAAATCAACAATTTCAAGTTTATCATCAAGGTGAATTGCGGATTAAGGTTCCAGTTAGTCGAGTCAGCAATGTTGTGCTGTTTGGTTGTTGTAATGTATCACATGGTGCGGTGAGTATGGCGTTGCGGCGACGGATTCCGATTATGTATTTGTCACAAAAGGGCAGGTACTTTGGTAGGTTGCAAACAGAAGGTGATGCTAAGGTTGAATATTTGATGTTACAGGTTGAGCGTTGTCAAAATACCGAGTTTACCAGAAAGCAAGCTGAAGCGATAGTTCGGGCAAAGTTGCATAATTCCCGGATATTATTGATGCGGTTAAACCGTCGTCAAAAATCTAAAAATGTAGATGAAACAATCATCAAAAAGGCATCTAATGAATTAGAGATTTTGATGAGCAAACTACCTTTTGCAGATAATATGGATATGCTGCGGGGATATGAAGGAAGGGCGGCGACAATTTATTTTCAAGCACTGGGAAGTTTATTTTCTGGTTCGTTTACGTTTGAAAAGCGCACCAAGCGTCCACCCACTGATCCCATTAATAGTATGCTCAGTTTGGGGTACACTCTATTAAGCCAAAATGTTTATTCGTTCATCCAATCTGTAGGATTGCATACTCATTTTGGGAATTTACACGTCCCCCGCGATAATCATCCAGCGCTAGTTTCTGATTTGATGGAAGAATGGAGGGCTGGTTTGGTCGATTCTTTAGCAGTTTATTTAGTCAATTCAGAAGTTTTTACAATTGATGATTTTACGCTACCCGACGAACGAGAAGGGGTGTATTTTCAAGCTCATGCACTCAAGAAGTTTCTGAAACATTGGGAAGAGAAATTGCAATCAGAAATGACGCACCCTCATACTGGACAAAAAGTAGTGTACCGTCGCGCTCTTGAGTTGCAGGTACGAGAATATATTTCATGCTTGAAGGGTGAAGTGGAAGTGTATCGACCAATGATTTGGGAGAAATAA
- a CDS encoding carbonic anhydrase translates to MSQVLTEVLSANHAYVENFGDKGDLTIPPARRFAILTCMDARLDPAKFAGLAEGDAHVIRNAGGRASDDAIRSLVISYKLLGTREWFVIHHTNCGMETFTDQVIRNLLANSLKTAKIDETGWHDVSSGGGSSEAEFIDWLTITEQVQSVYADVKRIRFHPLVPSEIPIYGYLYDVKTGKLIEIPEATQVGQAS, encoded by the coding sequence ATGAGTCAAGTTTTAACAGAAGTCCTATCAGCTAACCACGCTTACGTCGAAAATTTTGGTGACAAAGGCGACCTCACTATCCCGCCGGCTCGTCGATTTGCTATTCTCACCTGTATGGACGCTAGACTTGATCCAGCAAAATTTGCTGGATTGGCTGAAGGAGACGCCCATGTAATTCGGAATGCAGGTGGACGCGCTAGTGATGATGCAATTCGCTCTTTAGTAATCTCTTACAAGTTACTTGGCACTCGTGAGTGGTTCGTGATTCACCACACAAATTGTGGTATGGAAACCTTCACAGACCAAGTTATCCGAAATTTACTGGCGAATAGTTTGAAAACCGCCAAAATAGACGAAACGGGTTGGCATGATGTTAGTTCTGGAGGAGGTTCAAGCGAAGCCGAGTTTATTGACTGGTTGACTATCACTGAACAGGTACAAAGCGTCTATGCAGACGTGAAACGGATTCGCTTTCATCCATTAGTACCGTCAGAAATTCCAATTTATGGCTATCTATATGATGTCAAAACTGGGAAATTGATTGAAATTCCAGAAGCTACACAAGTTGGTCAGGCTAGCTAG
- a CDS encoding DUF3181 family protein — protein sequence MAKTNTTELLEALAAEIGENVYIDIAKWHLYLSNAKLHTLVAEQLYPLITSNNVSEDQVLKVLKSITVKIGGGRSELPLIDLLPLQCQVTLVDILEKYQREI from the coding sequence ATGGCAAAGACTAACACCACAGAATTACTGGAAGCCCTAGCAGCTGAAATTGGCGAAAATGTCTACATAGACATTGCCAAATGGCATCTTTATTTATCTAATGCCAAGCTGCATACCCTTGTTGCTGAACAATTGTATCCCTTAATTACTTCCAATAATGTAAGTGAAGACCAAGTTTTAAAGGTCTTGAAATCAATTACGGTAAAAATTGGTGGCGGTAGAAGTGAACTTCCTTTAATCGATTTACTACCGCTACAATGCCAAGTTACTTTAGTAGATATTTTGGAAAAATATCAACGCGAAATCTAA
- a CDS encoding acetyltransferase: MLLQIKNSGELVKILEIQELLDPNNDVVHGREQQGEEEQPPDTFKKENLVFPSGEVLPRCWLDADYRHDNG, encoded by the coding sequence ATGCTTTTACAAATCAAAAACTCTGGTGAATTGGTAAAAATTCTGGAAATTCAAGAATTGCTTGACCCGAATAATGATGTCGTTCACGGACGAGAACAACAAGGTGAAGAAGAACAGCCACCTGATACTTTTAAGAAAGAAAATCTTGTTTTTCCTTCTGGTGAAGTTCTCCCACGCTGTTGGTTAGATGCCGATTATAGACACGATAACGGTTAA
- a CDS encoding ABA4-like family protein produces MTISQLFNVANLFVLPFWALMILLPNWKVTRQIMSSYLPFVLLAGTYLYLFINSITPENAQALSNPQLADIARFLGDETAAATGWIHFLVMDLFVGRWIYWEGQKTGIWTIHSLALSLFAGPLGLLSHILTDWITKTFFPKFQQNETATLAEPEVSSTGT; encoded by the coding sequence ATGACGATTTCTCAACTATTTAACGTTGCCAATCTTTTCGTATTACCATTTTGGGCGTTGATGATTTTATTGCCAAACTGGAAAGTCACACGTCAAATAATGTCATCATATCTACCCTTTGTGCTTTTAGCAGGGACATATTTATATTTGTTTATTAACAGCATTACGCCAGAAAATGCCCAAGCTTTATCGAATCCTCAATTAGCTGATATTGCGCGATTCCTTGGAGATGAAACAGCTGCGGCAACAGGTTGGATTCATTTTTTAGTGATGGATTTATTCGTCGGTCGGTGGATTTATTGGGAAGGACAGAAAACAGGTATTTGGACAATTCACTCTTTGGCTTTGTCTTTGTTCGCTGGGCCTTTAGGATTACTATCTCACATCTTGACTGACTGGATTACTAAGACATTTTTCCCCAAGTTTCAGCAGAATGAAACGGCGACGTTAGCAGAACCAGAAGTATCATCAACTGGCACATAG
- the cobW gene encoding cobalamin biosynthesis protein CobW encodes MATKIPVTVITGFLGSGKTSLIRHLLQNNQGRRIAVLVNEFGELGIDGELLKSCQICPEDGEGDINTNIFELTNGCLCCTVQEEFYPMMQELIKRRDSIDCILIETSGLALPKPLVKAFRWQEIRNAATVDAVITVVDCAAVAAGTFASDLEAIAAQRQADDNLEHETPLQELFEDQLACADLVVLNKIDLVDAETKARVEELIKQELPRVVKIVETDAYGGHSQLDASILLGFQAAVEDNLDSRPSHHDTEEDHNHDEEITSTNLILDRTFDPEKLQQQLEKLAQQQEIYRIKGFVAVPNKSMRLVMQGVGTRFDKFYDRPWKPEEARQTRLVFIGRDLKSSEIESQLVAL; translated from the coding sequence ATGGCTACGAAAATTCCTGTCACAGTGATTACAGGCTTCTTGGGTAGTGGAAAAACCAGCCTAATTCGCCACCTACTACAAAACAACCAAGGACGCCGCATTGCCGTTTTAGTCAATGAATTTGGCGAACTCGGTATTGATGGCGAATTGTTAAAATCCTGTCAAATTTGCCCCGAAGATGGTGAGGGCGATATCAATACTAATATCTTTGAATTAACTAACGGCTGCTTATGCTGCACCGTGCAAGAAGAGTTTTACCCGATGATGCAAGAGTTAATCAAGCGGCGAGATAGCATCGACTGCATTTTGATTGAAACCTCTGGTTTAGCCTTACCAAAACCGCTGGTAAAGGCTTTTCGTTGGCAAGAAATTCGTAATGCTGCCACTGTAGATGCGGTGATTACGGTGGTAGATTGTGCGGCGGTAGCAGCGGGGACATTTGCTAGCGATCTAGAGGCGATCGCAGCCCAGCGCCAAGCTGATGATAATCTAGAACACGAAACACCCTTGCAAGAACTGTTTGAAGACCAACTTGCTTGTGCAGACTTGGTGGTATTAAATAAAATTGATTTGGTAGATGCCGAGACAAAAGCCAGAGTTGAGGAATTGATTAAGCAAGAGTTGCCCAGAGTGGTGAAGATTGTCGAGACCGATGCCTACGGCGGGCATTCTCAACTTGATGCATCTATATTATTAGGATTCCAAGCCGCAGTTGAAGACAATTTAGATTCTCGTCCTAGTCATCACGATACCGAAGAAGACCACAATCACGACGAAGAAATTACCTCAACTAATTTAATTTTGGATCGTACCTTTGACCCAGAAAAGCTGCAACAGCAGTTAGAAAAATTAGCACAACAACAAGAAATTTACCGGATTAAAGGCTTTGTCGCAGTGCCAAATAAATCCATGCGCTTAGTCATGCAAGGCGTGGGAACCCGATTTGATAAATTTTACGATCGCCCCTGGAAACCAGAAGAGGCTAGGCAAACGCGCTTAGTTTTCATCGGGCGTGATTTGAAGTCTTCGGAAATTGAATCACAACTTGTAGCTTTATAA